One Sphingopyxis macrogoltabida genomic region harbors:
- a CDS encoding diacylglycerol/lipid kinase family protein → MTSPFARPALVCNSQSGSHDEAVLEQIVESCRAAGAPLAATFALPNEAIPDAAELKQQGIDLLLVWTGDGTINAAATVAAGWNGAVLPLPGGTLNLLSKALHGDRPAPDILADALAGQGRRQAIPIVRGEAGTAFITIVAGPATRWAEVRETMRQDGLIEAAGAAPDALDEMNNAPGVRVAGQAKAYPAIILTPTERGVRADGILTEGAADVLRHGLAWLGGDFRDGPSEEIAVGETIILESERPISLEYDGELAELPSPARFAIGASEVDFIATQ, encoded by the coding sequence ATGACCAGCCCTTTCGCCCGCCCCGCCCTCGTCTGCAACAGCCAGTCCGGCAGTCATGACGAAGCCGTGCTCGAACAGATTGTGGAAAGCTGCCGCGCCGCCGGCGCGCCGCTCGCCGCGACCTTTGCCCTGCCCAACGAAGCGATTCCCGACGCGGCCGAACTCAAGCAGCAGGGCATCGACCTTCTGCTCGTCTGGACCGGCGACGGAACGATCAACGCCGCCGCAACCGTGGCTGCCGGATGGAACGGCGCGGTTCTGCCCCTTCCGGGCGGGACGCTCAACCTGCTGTCGAAGGCGCTGCACGGCGACCGGCCGGCGCCCGATATCCTCGCCGATGCGCTGGCCGGCCAGGGTCGGCGGCAGGCGATACCGATCGTTCGCGGCGAGGCGGGCACGGCCTTCATCACCATCGTCGCGGGGCCGGCGACGCGCTGGGCCGAAGTCCGCGAGACGATGCGGCAGGACGGCCTGATCGAAGCCGCTGGCGCCGCGCCCGACGCACTCGACGAAATGAATAACGCCCCGGGCGTCCGCGTCGCGGGACAAGCGAAGGCGTATCCAGCGATTATTCTAACGCCGACCGAGCGGGGCGTCCGCGCCGACGGCATATTGACAGAGGGTGCCGCCGACGTGCTGCGCCACGGTCTCGCCTGGCTCGGCGGGGATTTCCGCGACGGGCCGAGCGAGGAAATCGCGGTCGGCGAAACGATCATCCTCGAAAGCGAGCGGCCGATCAGCCTCGAATATGATGGCGAACTCGCCGAGCTTCCCTCTCCCGCGCGCTTCGCGATCGGCGCCAGCGAAGTCGATTTCATCGCGACCCAATGA
- a CDS encoding lipopolysaccharide biosynthesis protein has product MSEDAAAQPAVTSRSVARGLGTTILARLGAVVEIVAQPLYVLMFGLAGYGLYAVLWATINLLENIFDTGMTSAMQRTVPQSASDAEAAAALRTAMIFGVGPCLLVAALIAVFAADLAPLLNVAEKDRALVTPAIQLFVWALPLWAFVEIATSAMRARMVFGAEIRLRIVWEQIMRLVFAGLFFAGGLGLKGLFIAHLCSLAITAILCVRLLRRYYSFADLGRGPLVTETARNTFWAGLSILPSNIIARLFGDAPALILNLLLPGAAGASASALFTIARKLSSVVQLVRIAFVYVMAPLAASAEREDRAQVADIYAYATRLIAAIALPLAAVLAAGSSSLLSLFGHQADVAQGAVVILLFARALEAVLGISMPVLQVVAAFRHQLTAAIFGVIVALASGWLIVGHMDELTGVTLAMSIGLVVMAGIPMVQLATAERLHPFDHQFPTVALRGLFITLAAGGLALVVSRLPDPVALPLIVVIAAAAIWSSLRFALPHADRASLGKTARKLRLV; this is encoded by the coding sequence ATGAGCGAAGACGCCGCCGCCCAGCCCGCCGTTACCAGCCGCAGCGTCGCGCGCGGGCTCGGCACGACGATCCTCGCGCGGCTGGGCGCGGTGGTCGAGATCGTCGCGCAGCCGCTCTATGTCCTGATGTTCGGGCTCGCGGGCTACGGCCTCTATGCGGTGCTGTGGGCGACGATCAACCTGCTCGAGAATATCTTCGACACCGGGATGACGAGCGCGATGCAGCGCACCGTCCCCCAGTCGGCGAGCGACGCCGAGGCTGCGGCGGCGTTACGCACCGCGATGATCTTCGGCGTCGGACCATGCCTGCTCGTCGCCGCGTTGATCGCGGTCTTCGCCGCCGACTTGGCCCCACTGCTCAATGTCGCCGAAAAGGACCGGGCGCTCGTCACCCCGGCGATTCAGCTCTTCGTCTGGGCGCTGCCGCTCTGGGCCTTCGTCGAAATCGCGACCTCGGCGATGCGCGCCCGCATGGTGTTCGGTGCCGAAATCCGCCTGCGCATCGTCTGGGAACAGATTATGCGGCTGGTGTTCGCCGGGCTATTCTTCGCCGGCGGGCTCGGGCTCAAGGGACTGTTCATTGCGCATCTCTGCTCGCTCGCGATCACCGCGATCCTCTGCGTCCGCCTGCTCCGCCGTTACTACAGCTTTGCCGATCTTGGACGCGGGCCGCTGGTGACCGAAACCGCGCGCAACACCTTCTGGGCCGGGCTGTCGATCCTGCCGTCGAACATCATCGCGCGGCTGTTCGGCGATGCGCCGGCGCTGATCCTCAACTTGCTGCTGCCCGGTGCCGCGGGCGCGAGCGCATCGGCGCTGTTCACGATCGCGCGCAAGCTCTCCAGCGTCGTCCAACTCGTCCGCATCGCTTTCGTCTATGTCATGGCGCCACTGGCAGCCAGCGCCGAGCGCGAGGACCGCGCGCAGGTCGCCGACATCTATGCCTATGCGACGCGGCTGATCGCGGCGATCGCGCTTCCGCTCGCGGCGGTGCTGGCGGCGGGCAGTTCGTCGCTGCTCAGCCTGTTCGGGCATCAGGCCGATGTTGCGCAGGGCGCCGTCGTCATCCTGCTGTTCGCGCGCGCGCTGGAAGCGGTGCTCGGCATCTCGATGCCCGTGCTCCAGGTCGTCGCCGCCTTCCGCCATCAGCTCACCGCCGCGATCTTCGGCGTAATCGTCGCGCTCGCTTCGGGCTGGCTGATCGTCGGCCATATGGACGAGCTCACCGGCGTCACGCTCGCCATGTCGATCGGCCTTGTCGTGATGGCCGGCATCCCGATGGTCCAGCTCGCCACGGCGGAGCGGCTCCATCCCTTCGATCATCAATTCCCGACGGTTGCGCTGCGCGGTCTGTTCATCACCCTCGCCGCGGGCGGGCTCGCGCTGGTCGTCAGCCGGCTGCCCGATCCGGTCGCGCTGCCGCTGATCGTCGTCATCGCGGCCGCCGCGATCTGGTCGTCGCTGCGTTTCGCCCTGCCCCACGCCGACCGCGCCTCGCTGGGCAAGACGGCGCGCAAGCTGCGGCTCGTGTAA
- a CDS encoding methyltransferase family protein → MYQQELARSGKRLFFVRGTYIYITIAISVLIAWCSKDWGPFQTAFGDCAWFWLSLGVASAGAIVRVFTSGWAALGTSGRAKVAAEASELNTTGPYSLVRNPLYVGRILNFTGLAMLSGSWVFGAIVFLLAILIYERISIYEEEFLREKFGAAHAEWAKDVPALLPRLHGWVKPKYPFWWKRMIWREQNKLFLLATTVFLTWFARLDFNFDVLTPQQWTWVYAFGALVVVRFIIGGLKMVGFFKELS, encoded by the coding sequence ATGTACCAGCAAGAACTCGCCCGCAGCGGCAAGCGGCTCTTTTTCGTTCGCGGCACCTATATCTACATCACCATCGCCATCTCGGTGCTGATCGCCTGGTGTTCGAAGGACTGGGGTCCGTTCCAAACCGCTTTCGGCGACTGCGCTTGGTTCTGGCTGTCGCTCGGCGTCGCCAGCGCCGGCGCGATCGTCCGCGTTTTCACCAGCGGTTGGGCCGCGCTCGGCACCTCGGGCCGCGCCAAGGTCGCCGCCGAAGCAAGCGAGCTCAACACGACGGGGCCGTACAGCCTGGTGCGCAACCCGCTCTATGTCGGCCGCATCCTCAATTTCACCGGCCTCGCGATGCTGTCGGGAAGCTGGGTGTTCGGCGCAATCGTCTTTCTGCTCGCAATCCTGATCTACGAACGCATCTCGATCTATGAGGAAGAGTTCCTGCGCGAAAAGTTCGGCGCCGCACATGCCGAATGGGCAAAGGACGTCCCCGCCCTCCTCCCGCGCCTCCACGGCTGGGTGAAGCCCAAATATCCCTTCTGGTGGAAGCGGATGATCTGGCGCGAACAGAACAAACTGTTCCTGCTCGCAACGACGGTCTTCCTGACCTGGTTCGCGCGGCTCGACTTCAACTTCGACGTACTGACGCCGCAGCAGTGGACGTGGGTCTATGCCTTTGGCGCGCTCGTCGTCGTGCGCTTCATCATCGGCGGATTGAAGATGGTCGGCTTCTTCAAGGAACTGAGCTGA
- a CDS encoding succinate dehydrogenase iron-sulfur subunit, whose amino-acid sequence MAEFRLPKNSRPQKGGKVHKAEGAAAVKTFKVYRYDPDSGQNPRFDTFEIDTEKCGPMVLDALIKMKSEQDSTLTFRRSCREGICGSCSMNMNGKNGLACTTAIEDLKGDITITPLPAMDVIKDLVPDFTHFYAQYASIEPWLKTKTTTPSGKERLQSPEEREKLDGLYECILCACCSTSCPSYWWNSDKFLGPAILLQAYRWLADSRDEMTGERLDELEDPFRLYRCHTIMNCSNACPKGLSPARAIAEIKKLEAERQV is encoded by the coding sequence ATGGCCGAATTCCGTCTGCCCAAGAACAGCCGCCCGCAAAAGGGTGGCAAGGTCCACAAGGCCGAAGGTGCGGCCGCGGTCAAGACGTTCAAAGTCTATCGCTACGATCCCGACAGTGGCCAGAATCCGCGCTTCGACACCTTCGAGATCGACACCGAAAAATGCGGCCCGATGGTGCTCGACGCGCTCATCAAGATGAAGAGCGAGCAGGACAGCACGCTGACCTTCCGCCGTTCGTGCCGCGAAGGCATTTGCGGTAGCTGTTCGATGAACATGAACGGCAAGAACGGCCTCGCCTGCACCACCGCGATCGAGGATCTGAAGGGCGACATCACGATCACCCCGCTGCCGGCGATGGACGTGATCAAGGATCTCGTCCCCGACTTCACCCATTTTTATGCGCAATATGCCTCGATCGAGCCGTGGCTGAAGACCAAGACGACGACGCCGAGCGGCAAGGAGCGGCTGCAGTCGCCCGAGGAGCGCGAAAAGCTCGACGGTCTCTATGAGTGCATCCTCTGCGCCTGCTGCTCGACGAGCTGTCCGAGCTATTGGTGGAACAGCGACAAGTTCCTTGGTCCGGCGATCCTGCTTCAGGCGTATCGCTGGCTCGCCGACAGCCGCGACGAGATGACCGGCGAGCGGCTCGACGAGCTGGAAGACCCCTTCCGCCTCTATCGCTGCCACACGATCATGAACTGCTCGAACGCCTGCCCCAAGGGGCTGAGCCCGGCGCGCGCGATCGCCGAGATCAAGAAGCTGGAAGCCGAGCGACAGGTCTGA
- a CDS encoding nucleotidyltransferase family protein, whose amino-acid sequence MIDPIPAIVMAGSRPGPDPLLTGSGASTKALLTVAGQPMLVHVVRALRASPCVGPITVLAQNSAELAAEPGLAGLADLHFADSGAGISSSLAAALPPGDDPVLVTTADNVLLTPAMIAEFVAGAEGSDVAVAMVEKDVLLARYPESKRTWLKFRGGCWSGANMFRLRGRRVLPLLDFWGRIERDRKKGLKIIAAFGPWLLIGALLRLFTIEQGIARAGLRFGLKATVVPMSEGEACIDADKPVDIELIEKIMAKRNAP is encoded by the coding sequence ATGATCGATCCGATCCCCGCCATCGTCATGGCCGGCAGCCGTCCCGGGCCCGACCCGCTGCTGACGGGCAGCGGCGCATCGACCAAGGCGCTGCTGACGGTTGCGGGGCAGCCGATGCTCGTCCATGTCGTGCGCGCGCTCCGCGCTTCGCCGTGCGTCGGGCCGATCACCGTGCTGGCACAGAACAGCGCCGAGCTTGCCGCCGAGCCGGGGCTGGCGGGGCTTGCCGACCTGCATTTCGCCGATTCGGGCGCCGGGATCAGCAGCTCGCTCGCCGCAGCGCTGCCGCCCGGCGACGATCCGGTGCTGGTGACGACCGCCGACAATGTGCTGCTCACCCCGGCGATGATCGCGGAGTTTGTGGCGGGAGCCGAGGGCAGCGACGTCGCGGTGGCGATGGTCGAAAAGGATGTGCTGTTGGCGCGCTATCCCGAATCGAAGCGCACTTGGCTGAAATTCCGCGGCGGCTGTTGGTCGGGCGCGAACATGTTCCGGCTGCGCGGGCGGCGCGTGCTGCCGTTGCTCGACTTCTGGGGGCGGATCGAGCGCGACCGCAAGAAGGGGCTGAAGATCATCGCCGCCTTCGGGCCGTGGCTGCTGATCGGAGCGTTGCTGCGGCTGTTCACAATCGAGCAGGGGATCGCCCGCGCCGGCCTGCGGTTCGGGCTGAAGGCGACGGTTGTGCCGATGTCCGAGGGCGAGGCATGCATCGACGCCGACAAACCGGTCGACATCGAACTGATCGAGAAGATCATGGCGAAGCGGAACGCCCCCTAG
- a CDS encoding alpha/beta hydrolase → MAKREAKGRRLIKILIVVGLLILLFGGGGRMILAGGAKSLNLGDRLLGDGDGATLQVAGQPYGPGPRNMLNIWVPTGTQKTDRLPVIVWLYGGGWYSGARDDYGFAGRAFAKQGFVVVIPDYRIVPEGHWPDFLQDSAAAVAWTEKHIAAYGGDPGRIALAGHSAGAYNAVMLTLDPQWMAGAGSDASAIRGVAALAGPYDFLPFEKGGRADVAMGDIRPAERTQPIQFVRADAPPLWLGHGTADTVVRVRNSQNLAAAMHKVGGAATLRTYEGLSHNDLVMALTGPLAYKGPILAEATDFLRGATARRLPPAS, encoded by the coding sequence ATGGCAAAGCGCGAAGCCAAAGGACGGCGGTTGATCAAAATCCTGATAGTCGTGGGACTGCTGATCCTGCTGTTCGGCGGCGGCGGGCGGATGATCCTTGCGGGCGGCGCCAAGTCGCTCAACCTCGGCGACCGGCTGCTCGGTGACGGCGACGGTGCCACCCTGCAGGTCGCGGGGCAGCCCTATGGGCCAGGGCCGCGCAACATGCTCAACATCTGGGTGCCGACGGGAACGCAAAAGACCGACCGGCTGCCGGTGATCGTCTGGCTGTATGGCGGCGGCTGGTACAGCGGCGCGCGCGACGATTATGGTTTTGCTGGGCGCGCCTTTGCCAAGCAGGGCTTCGTCGTCGTGATTCCCGATTACCGGATCGTGCCCGAGGGTCATTGGCCCGACTTTCTGCAGGACAGCGCGGCCGCGGTCGCATGGACCGAAAAGCATATCGCAGCCTATGGCGGCGACCCCGGCCGGATCGCGCTGGCGGGGCATTCGGCGGGCGCCTATAATGCGGTGATGCTGACGCTCGACCCGCAATGGATGGCGGGTGCGGGGAGCGATGCATCGGCGATCCGCGGCGTCGCGGCGCTGGCGGGCCCCTATGACTTCCTGCCGTTCGAAAAGGGCGGCCGCGCCGACGTTGCGATGGGCGATATCCGTCCGGCCGAGCGGACCCAGCCGATCCAGTTCGTTCGCGCCGATGCGCCGCCGCTCTGGCTTGGCCATGGCACCGCCGATACGGTGGTGCGGGTGCGCAACAGCCAGAATCTGGCGGCGGCGATGCACAAGGTCGGCGGGGCAGCGACGCTGCGCACATACGAGGGGCTCAGCCATAACGACCTTGTCATGGCGCTGACAGGACCGCTTGCGTACAAGGGGCCGATCCTTGCCGAGGCGACCGACTTCCTGCGCGGGGCGACCGCGCGCCGCTTGCCTCCTGCCTCATGA